The following is a genomic window from Bombus vancouverensis nearcticus chromosome 15, iyBomVanc1_principal, whole genome shotgun sequence.
GGTATTTTCTTgcataagaaattagtaaaaagCGACCTTTATTATTTTCTCCGAGGTCTCGACCAATTGTAACTTTTTCAACATTTTGGCGCTCGTCGTCCAGTGAATTAACCCTTCCAacttaaagaaaaagaaaaaagaaattcaaacCGTTTGGCtcaattttaaaaaagttattccgTTTCGAAGGGTGTCCGAATATTGATCGGAGTAACTGCATTTCCTGGAAACACAGCCTACGAATGAAGGTTAGGCAAAGCAACTGATATTTTTGTGTAATATCAAGTAAATAAATACCTAAAtgcttttaaacatttaaatttCTTGGAACTTTATTCGAAAATGTTGTTGGTACTTGCGTTTAAGACGTATCGCTTGCATGATTTCTCAACAACGTGAAGTACGATGCCGCGGAACTTAGAATCTGTAAACAGCAAAGGAACACAATAGATTAAATTTTTATCATGATTTTATAACTCGTTAAAGAGTAtctgatataataataataatagacaTTGTGCTTGTTACGATAAAGTCATTTTACAAGtacttaaaaaaaaagtttttttAGGGAAATAAGAACACTTATAAAACAACTGTTACTTACTAATTCCTCGTTTAATAATTTATGACGCGTCATATTACAGTTGTAAATGTTGGAAAATATGTTCTGCGTACGTAGGAAATGTTGAGGAGAGGAAAAGGAAAGCTGATAATGTCGAATTCTGTTAATAACTTGTAATCTTACAATAATATTCAGGTATCATATATTGTGCAATAATGTGATTGGTATAGTCACTGTACTTTGAAAGCAAATTTATATCACGCCAACAATAATGTTTATGAAACTTTTTAGTTATTACTTGTAAATAcgggtagaaaataacgttgTTTCGAGGGTAGCATGGATATGGAACGCTGCACTCTTTATAGTCTATGGGGTACGATACTATTATATTTTTCCCTACTGCATATAAGGACAATATATGCCGTAGGTTGATTGCGGAGGAAATCTCACCTCATTCGCACACGCCAGTCTCTTTGGGTAATTCTACTCTTTTGAAACAAACAAAAGCGTAACGACCGCCAAGTTTCCTTCTCACAAGTATTCGGATGATCATAATGGTGAGATGCAAGTTCGATGTCGATCGTGTGAATTATGAATCCACAACGAACACGCTGGATATAAAAATGAATactatatttgtaatttttgcAAGTAATATTATCTTACATACAATAAGAGCAATAATGAATTTACTAAGGATATTCCATTAAATACGGCCATATTGATTATAAGGGGCCAAAGTTCCACATTATTGGTAGCATTGATTTTTTAGGCAAAGCTAAGTACCATCTCCTCTCCTATTTCTATGAAGTAAAACGTAACACTGCATCGCTCAAAATTTACAACGAAATGATATTAAAACGACAATAAAGAAATCAATATAAGTAAAtgttaacgttataacgagcgaATAtcctgaaaataaaataaatattcgctAGGAAGTGTAAgaattagtattattatatcAGATTAGGTGAAAGGGATAAATTAATagtagtatttatttatttcagtttGCACGAAGAAACGGGATCCACACATGATTGAAACACATGATTGAACTAGTGTAATGTACTTACTCCAGTATACGTTTCCAATGATACGATGAAGAATCCACTAGCGGTCAGGCAACATGGTATATTAGATCTCATGATAATTAACATCAAGTCTCTCCGTAATATTTTCCCATATTTGTCCATTGGTAGAAACGACCATAAGCTTTTGTAGGCGGCATTAGCTACGTTCGTACTGTCTCGTATTAGACAATCGCAACTATAGGTGAACATCAGCAGTTGACACATGCAACCCGTTATATGAAATAGGAAAATAAGGCGTCTCATAAGAGGAGCGTCTTCCTGTGAAAAATTGCATTGTTGTATCCTAAATCGCTGTAACGAACTAAAAACATATTACTTTCTCCTACGAGAATTTTTTGCAACTTCacgaaaaataaagaagattgGAATTGTTGCTATATCgtaatatcaaaaattattaCTGCTATGAAGCAAACTAGAATTCTTTCaacattaaatttctatttttacggcacagttttttttttaatatagatACTACTATGCATACCGTAAGTACTAAATATCCATCGAGGCACATTAATAAGCTGAAGAGCGATACTTGTCCAAGCACAATCAAATTAAACACTTGCTCGAGTTTCTTACAATATTCAATGAGCATTTGATGTTGTTGAATGTAAGTTTTAAGTttcatatatttacatatgctgtacgacaatttttcgttgtTATTTTCACCGCACATATTTTCAAGTCTATATTGTAAGATACGAAACTGTCCAGCAGTATGTAGATTCATAATGCATAAAATATTATCGAAACAAAGATAGCATACGCCAACGTGATACAGGCACAAAACCTGTAGAAACGCAAGATGTAATTTTATCTTTGTCATATGCGTATAcgtgattttattaaatttatgtatcgCGATTTTGGAATATACATATTTGAAATtaactttgataaatatagtCGTGGCAAATTAAAACATTTGTTCTTTTAATTGTTTTTAACAACTAACAAATTCTTAGTACCTGTATGATAAACTCGACCTCAAAGTATGGCGTCATGTAGCATATTGGTACGTTCAACCATATATTGAATGGAAGTATTCGATTTGTTTCGTTTCTTCCAATATTTGCTGAATAATATAAATACGTTAGCAAAGctcgtttaattaatttcgtttaatcaAGAAAGCTAATTAACAATATATATCGTTCTTTGTGCAATGAGTATATAAATGTCTCACCTTGAATTGGTCCTATCACGTAAGAGATAACTGTTCCTTGAGCGAAGAAAGTGAAGACGCAAACGAGAACCGTACAAGTACGTTTACACCTATCCACAATCATTTGTTCGTGTGAATTGTAATTCGAATGCCAAAAATTCGTTTTCGCGTATTGTATCAAACTAAGCAACTCCTTTTTGTATACAAAACAAACCAAAATTTTGAACAAAACGAGAATAATAGTTACGAGGTTGCACACGATGTATACAGTACCCTATAATCAAATAACAGTACACGTACACGATGGCTATTTTCCAAACTACCGCCAGAGCAAAAACTGCTTTGATCCAATAGATCTTTCGAATAGTGTtcaaatccgtaaaattgttcATTCGAAAAATTATTCTTCATGTTACTAtaacaaaattgaatttttcactTACGCTAAAATCTCCCCAAGTGAAGTACAGATCCCTCGTTTCGACCACGATGGCGACGAGAATTGCGAAAGTCGTATAAATCATAGCAAAGATCCTCCAACGTTCTTCGACATGGTTCTTCGTCAGCCAAAAGCCAACGATTTTCATGTAGAACGACACGACGGTGATTGACAGATCTCTGCCTTTCTTCGAGCTCATTCTGAGTCTTCAACGGTAGTGTGCTCCAAGCTCCAATTTACAAGAGAATCTTCAGGTTTTTTATTAACCATACCTGAGTCTCCATACTTATCTTGATTATCCCGTTCGTTTTGCATGTCCGCTATGTTTCGTGGACAACTGGTTATTTTACACGTCACTATAATTGCTCTCTTGTGGTGTAAAACGGAAAGGGGAAGAAGCATCGGATTGATAAATTATGCACGATTTCAGACGGATGGTGGTATTCGGGGAGACGATAAAGCATACGCGGTACATCGATAATTTTATTGTCCGGGAACGTTCGAAGAACACAGTGGTTGTTAACCTAACATTCTTTTATTGCTGTTCGCGAATAAAGGAATAAAATTTACAAAGACTATTTGTCGGTTGTTTTGTAAAcatctttattataatttttcagtGTTATGTACTTTTATTGCGTATGATACACATGTGCATTTTGCAGCTTGTTTTGTATATAATAATGCATAGGATCTGTTCTTTGTATTGAACGAAGAACACACTCGAAGGAGGACAGATGATCGattattcaaaatattcttTCGGAATTAGAATTGACTCGATCGACATTTCGACTATGTTAACTAAAGATAAATACACTTTAATTTATGAGTACAGTGAAGGTACGTGCATTTTCTACGTATTAACACATACATTTTGTCACATGAAAATACATTTCGCTATTTGCTGGCAATAATATGTAAGTTATACTATCATAAACTATTCAAGACTAATCTAAATATGATTCCAAATATATGATCCAATATATATGActcaaaataatagaaatagcaATAAATCGACAATagcaataaatagaaaaattaaacgacTGTGATTGTTAGAGTAGTGAATGAAATTCACCATTATGATACCGAATTAATTTAAGATTTATTATAGATATTAAAAAAAGCTCATATGTCGTCAATGATTGGCTGATATATTAAGACATTGAAGTACTATAGGAAAAGCTGCACATTgattattcattatatatatgtattaaattaTCAGTTATTTTcctaaaattcatttattttcgtTAACAGATAAATATACAATTTGCCTGAATAGTACAATATATATCTAAAGGCAATTTTCTTAGAACAATCTATTGAATCAATTGGAGATTTGTTTTTACCGATCAATTTATAGTTTCGTCTTCTACACGATTTCTCAACAAAGTGAAATATGACACTGCGGTAGATAAAATCTGCAAAATGttaataaacaaattattttacgatattGAAAATTGCAATTTCTTAGTGTCTAAAAATTTGCCCTATGCTTTAAATTTCATAGATCGTAACGTGTATTTATTGTAGATTCGATATTATATTTACCGTGGTATAAGTTTCCAATGATACAGGGAAAAATTTGTTCGCGGTGAGACAACAAACTCGTCTTGATCGCTCAATCACCATTATTAGATCGTTTCGAAGCATCTTCCCAGATTTGTTCATTGGCATGATCGTCCACAGCGCTGAATATGCTCCTATAGCAACTTTCTCACTGTGTTCTATCACACTGTCACAGCTATAGGTGAACATAAACAGTAAAGCCATTGAGCCGACtaaaagaaagatgaaaatcGAGCGTCTCGCTAGAGGGGCAGCGGCCTAAGAGCAAACTAAGCATTTAGAAAGTcccaaataattaacaaataccgATGACGGGAATGTTTATAGCATGTAAATACTAACCAATAATCCTTGATAAGCAAACAGGCAAATTAACACACTAAATACCAACACTTGTCCAAATATCAACATCGTGTACACGTTTTCAAGCCTGTCGCAGAAAGTGATGAGTGCCTGATGGTGTCGAATGCATGCCTTCAAATTCTCGTAAAACACATGCACATGCCTTGTTAACGCCGACTCCATATCATCTTCCTTCGTCCGACGTTCCATGTCACACAGTTTTGAAAACCTGTATCGAAGTATGCGAAACTGACCAGACAAGTGTATGGCCAAGATGCAGAAAACATTATCGAAGCAAAAATAGCTTACCGATACGTAATACATACTTATCGTCtgcaaaaagtaaaaattatttcCCCTGTTACAGTCCGTGGAAAAAATCTATTGGTTTTTGCAAAATCGCAAAAATTGATTAGTCATTGATAAGAAAGGTCATGTAGATTTATAGAAAGTGGAGGATTCTAGGGTGAAGCTTGAACTAATTGTCACAGGTTGTACTTCCGCGTAAATATAAACATGTAATGCAACCAGCTACAATAACAATCGTTCGAAAAATTGCGAGAATCTAAAATACCTCTAGAGTAAATATTATTTCGTAGTAAGGCGACATAGATACTGGCAAATTCAGCCACATGTTGAAAGGAAATGCTCTTTCGGATTTATTTTTCCCAATATTTCCTGCAACAAACACTAAGATGATATACCTTTTCCCATATGGAATGGTTTTCTTATTTATCGTTAGGTATATTATTGTACCTATCGAATTTTTAGCTTATTACAGCAGACAGATATTTATTAGTATACACAATTGTTAAACATTTTAATATAGCAGCACCgaatcaaatttcttttttgagAAAAGATTGTTTTTAGTTATACGACATAGTATATCGATGTATATGTATTTGATGTACATGTATGGTATGAGAATTTGTGAAAGGAGtatattattatctatatatatatctatatatctatatatatatatatatatatgtcggagatgaaaggaaaaccggagccttccctttgcaattttgaggaagtcttctaatgctttagcctagattttatcataactgtaattaagcaattgtcatttgtaattgtttgatatttgtgaaagcgaaagtgggttcgaggtgacaactggtcgccgaacgtagccacggtcacgggatgaacgttttgcctgacgaaggtgtggatcggttgtattgttctctctagaaatcacatagaattgtactttagagatgtcgatataatgggacacacgttgtattaggaatcaatctccagacagaaactgcctagcaacggcgtttggatctttttcgatgtttccaaagagtatacaacaaacttttgacagaaattgcctagcaacaacgattggaaccttctcgatgcctccagcgagcatataacaaacaaatgcagtcgtatagcgaaaaagattttcatcagatattcattcgtgtgatcgccttggaaagtgatacatcgagcaatttaccgagtgtctcagcaatcgtatttttgtgtttaaaattattctacgcatagtaaagagttatcccgttgaccgtggattcgtttgaaccccggaacattgttaatagcgttaattaaattcattattcgtaaaacctatcaatcgttaatctcattatccgttaaatttattattcgtaagacatattattcgttcctcttattgttcgttaaacttattattctttaatctaattattagttaaacttatcgtttgttaatcttatcatttattaaactcattattcataatattttgtaaaatcttgtttattcgcgtaaatatattctctgtttcgtaaaacaatggctaattcaaacgaagaatcattacgcgccttaaatcctaatgataacccgacatatatatatatagatatatatattatagatatatattagatatatattatagatatatatagatatatattatagatatatatatatatgtcggatttacagtagaattagggttaggggcgtgaaatgAATCTTCGTTTTGGTTACACgctgtcgttatgcaatagagaagacattgactagtgcaaatacgattattatagaaccggacaagtaaccgtggtagttaggtactcgagaaactaatgacaatgatcctaggttcaataacgaatccgcgatcgacgggatgatagatgaacgtactcacaaaatctaagtcggacgcgtaacattcactggtcgtaaagggttactcctttcatcaaagagatcgcgagcgagaatgcctttcccgtcccgatgatgccacagaggaaaactataatggggtgtgtctaaggacacgagatcatcggattcgtcgagaaaagccttcgtacagaaagtaagggaaattggcgttgctgctaattggtcaatctccatatcggtggttagaaaaagatgctagccgccctcgagggaaagttgctagtgggagagccgctcgttgaaaaataggtctcccctattttcccgtagttgggacaaagactgtttgtctgtttgaaggactttagttgactaaatcttaagatttataacgggccctccagctagctgaacatgtactgcggagacgcatcgacatctggcaatcatcttactcgaaaaatagggtctgcgtgtggcgagctacgagacagagaccgttggaatgtttactgtcgagtgttacaactatttcctttttaaggagagctatagaattattccatgcctttgttagacaaagcgttcatcccgtgaccgcggctacgttcggcgattgactgtcgcctcgagcccaagctcattatcacaactctcgaacaattacaatcggattgaataactacaattgtttaattacagctatagtagactctaggttacaatgttgcgggattaatcaaaattccaaagactccggtgttctttcatctccgacatatatatatatatatatataccggGTGAATATTACGTATATCCACACGAATCATGCACAATTTGGATAAAAAAATGCAACACACCGTAaacaaatagaatatttttgacCTACCGATAAGCGGTGTTGTTAGATAAGCTAGTATAGCAAATGTACCCATGATGGTGACAGAACAGACGAAGAAGGTGCAAGTTTTCTTGCAATCATCCAAAATTTCTTTCTCGCGAAAATCGTACTTAACATTCCAAAAACGTTGTTGAACGTACACGATCAGTTTTATAAATTCCTTTTTATGCTTCATTATGATACATATCTTGATTAAACCCATCGTCACGGTTAATATGTTGGTAGTGACGTAAAGAATATCCTGAAATGaattatgaattttttataattatagctGTACGTTTCATAGAGTTTTAATTGAAATACACGTGTCATAAACTATTATCGAATGTTATATGTCACGAACGATTTTCAGTATTATTGTagattaaattagaaaatataatgtatctcatgaatttcaaatttttaatgtaTTAAATAGAGGTAACCGAGAAAGTTTTTACCAATGACTTCTTTGATTATCCGATATAAACGAACATCAAAGATAGGTGCCGATTAAAAACAATCCCCGTAGATGGCAACGAGAAATCAATACATGAGCTTTACTTAtacgattaaataataattagaaagATAATGACCGTCCTTGCTAAATTGTTTTCCAATCTAACGCAACTGCTCGTCCCGTTTTTCTATACATCATAATAATATACTCACGCCTCTGTACAACACAGTGAAATATAAATCTCTGGTAATAACGATCGTGGCAAATATAGAATTCCATATTGTGTAAATGATCATTATTTTCATCCGACGTTCTCCCGTGGGATAGTCGGTTACCCATATACCGATATTCCTCAAGAAAAACGTTGACAGGACCATTGATATGTCCAAGTCTCGTTGTATTAGCATGATGACTGATCAACGTCTAAAGCTGTCGCGTGCCACGTACCGCGTATGCCCCAATACATATGAATCATCATAATAACAGGTGACGCGCTTCTTTGATTTATTAATTTCTGCTGTCACTCTTGCAAGTGAAGTGAAGGAGAAATGGAAGAGGAGTGGAAGAGGAGCGGAAGAGGAGTAGAAGGAAAACAGAAGTGAAAGAAGGAGTGAAATTAATGTTTGATTGTTACCTTTGtatgaataaatgaaaaaagcTTGGAAGTAGCAGGTAATCACACATTTGTTCGTTGATTGATCTCTTTCATTATTTCCAGAGACCCGTACGTCTTAGACCACAGTCACTTTTTAATCTAAGACTTTTCAATCAGGAACTGCAATTGAGTTTTCAAACGTTAAACGTTGCGTCCTTCGCTCTTACGAGAAATTGCTGTTAAAATCGGAACGTGTAATGGTTGTTAcggaaatacaaaatttatttgttcttaTGTTCATGTTACGGAAGAAGTCCTAACGAGAGTTTCCTGCTGAATAGATTTTTGAATACGGGTACGGATAAGGATTCGATCATGGTTGCTGCGTTtagagaaaagaatagaattcgTGAAGATTTCGTAAGTATCTCTTTGTATAACTTTTCGCATTTTAGtggtatatatatttatcgtgCATGATGTACGCGTGTATTCTGTAGTTTATAGTGTTAGGTACCAGTCCTTGGTTTTCAAGGAGAACAAATGACCAGTTATTCGGAATCTTTGTATTTTGCTGACAGCAACGAACGTAGAACACGAGCCAAATTAAAGCAAGCAAATTTTATAACAATATCATGTTCGGTCTCACTAAAATCAGAAGGGTCTCATCAATGTTAGCGATAATTTTattagcaaaagaagaaaacatATATATTGGATTATCGCTATATCGATGTCGATGCAAGAATCGCCACGTCCCCTTGGTGTAGAATTTTCATTTCCGATGTAAGATTTTAATTAACTTTATCTTTATTATTACCGA
Proteins encoded in this region:
- the LOC117164339 gene encoding odorant receptor 13a-like; translation: MSSKKGRDLSITVVSFYMKIVGFWLTKNHVEERWRIFAMIYTTFAILVAIVVETRDLYFTWGDFSGTVYIVCNLVTIILVLFKILVCFVYKKELLSLIQYAKTNFWHSNYNSHEQMIVDRCKRTCTVLVCVFTFFAQGTVISYVIGPIQANIGRNETNRILPFNIWLNVPICYMTPYFEVEFIIQVLCLYHVGVCYLCFDNILCIMNLHTAGQFRILQYRLENMCGENNNEKLSYSICKYMKLKTYIQQHQMLIEYCKKLEQVFNLIVLGQVSLFSLLMCLDGYLVLTEDAPLMRRLIFLFHITGCMCQLLMFTYSCDCLIRDSTNVANAAYKSLWSFLPMDKYGKILRRDLMLIIMRSNIPCCLTASGFFIVSLETYTGILSSAASYFTLLRNHASDTS
- the LOC117164340 gene encoding odorant receptor 4-like; protein product: MLIQRDLDISMVLSTFFLRNIGIWVTDYPTGERRMKIMIIYTIWNSIFATIVITRDLYFTVLYRGDILYVTTNILTVTMGLIKICIIMKHKKEFIKLIVYVQQRFWNVKYDFREKEILDDCKKTCTFFVCSVTIMGTFAILAYLTTPLIGNIGKNKSERAFPFNMWLNLPVSMSPYYEIIFTLETISMYYVSVSYFCFDNVFCILAIHLSGQFRILRYRFSKLCDMERRTKEDDMESALTRHVHVFYENLKACIRHHQALITFCDRLENVYTMLIFGQVLVFSVLICLFAYQGLLAAAPLARRSIFIFLLVGSMALLFMFTYSCDSVIEHSEKVAIGAYSALWTIMPMNKSGKMLRNDLIMVIERSRRVCCLTANKFFPVSLETYTTILSTAVSYFTLLRNRVEDETIN